The sequence CTACAGGGTTCGGATTTGCATAATCTCTGTAAATCCAAACTCACCTTATCGCTCTGGGAACCTTTATCATATCATGTGTTccgagtttaagaaaaaatttgcCCCTGAGAAGAGCAATGTAAGATGATCAAGgatgttgaaattaattttgaaatctacattcaaaatgttttttttttgtcaacagAACACTCGACAAACCATATTCACATTCTTCAGATTACTTGGCCTGGACCAAGCGCAATTCCATGGCAATCTCATGAGTTTTCAACTTTCTTCCCTGTGATCATCATGAGAGTGGCTTTTGCCGAAACAATACGCAAATTATGGTTGGACCTAGACGAGCGTTTCTCACAAGGCAATGCCATCCATGTTCATGATCACCCCAGGAAGGATTTGTACATCCTGGAAGTCAAGGCGCAAAAATGAACAGAACATAAACAAACCTTAATCCAATCAAAATCATTAAGCTAATGTAGTTGGACCCAGCAACGACAATCTTTAAACTTGACCGACCAACTACACGGAGTGTTGATTGTGGCACTGCTTCTCATCACATGGTTGGATCACAAGATATACTTAATGATGCGTGCCCTTAAAATGATTGAATCGGGTAAACTACAGGATGGAGTTCATCGATGCACCTTCCACCGCCGTTCAGTTGCCTATTCTACATCTCATACAGCAAGGGCTTGTCTGTGGCATGTGCGTTGACGCCATGCCCCTCTCCCCCAGAATAAATCAACTCCTTGTTCTAGTATATATGACCACCTTCACATTTTTTGGTTCCTTGTGTTTATAATTACTCTGTCTCTAGAGATACGAAATTTTCTTGCTCGATCTGTTGTGTATTCCTTGGTTATCCTTATGGCGAAAAAGGATATAAAgtatatgatttaaattttcttgttcgCCAACTTTCTACAATAATTCAAAGCTTCTCCTTTAATATCCCGACAGCTTCAGCCCCACCCACGACAACTCCATCAGCCAACTCTggcatttcttttattattgctTCAATCATCTCATATACTCGTTTTCCCCTTTACATCAAGCTTATCTCGAGGCCATCTCTTCCACAGATGAGTCGTCTTCTTTCTCGCGGAAAATTAAAGATCCTTCTAGGCAAGAGGCTGTGCAAGCAGAAATTTAGGCACTTGAAGCAATAATACCTGGGCACTTACCTCCAGGAAAGAGAACTGCGGGCTCTAAGTGGGTCCATAACAGTAAAATACAAGGATGATGGCACCATCGACTGATTCAAATCTTGTCTTGTTGCCGAAGGTTTTACACAAACCGAAGGGATACTAGACTATACAGAAACCTTTGCTTCTTTTGCAAAGCTCACCACTATCGTTGTATATTTGCTGTTGCTGTCATCCGTAATAAGGAATCACACCAACGAGACGTCAACAGCACCTTTTACGAAAATCCCTCAATGGCCTCAAGATAGCCTCAAGCAGGCCTCTCGACGGTGGTTTGAGGAATTTACATCTTTTTTACTAGCCCCTGGTTTTAAACCATGTACTGCAGACAACTCCCTGTTTACTTCACCTCATGCTACTAGCTTCGTTGCAATCCTTATTTACATATCATTATAAGCGATGATTCACTACCTTTTAGTGAACTTGAAAGCTCATCTTCACAACCAATTCCACATCAAACACCTTGGACCTTGGCCATGAAATGGCTCGCTCTCACAAAGGCATTGCTCTCACTCAATAAAACTAGGTTTGAGCAACTCATAGAGCTGTGAATCCCGTCTTTCATGAACGAAAAAAAGGATGGGTTGTCTCTTTCTTTGTGAGCACATTCAAGCTAGTGGCATTCAAACTGCTCGTATTTTCTCAAAACATCAACGTGCTGACATCTTTACCAAAGCTCTAGTAAGGGACCAATTCCATTATAAATTTACGTGCTCCAACTTCAACTattatctttccatccttggacatatttttaatataatctcTGAATATCCTTATGTTTCCCTAGTTATTCTCCTATCTCTGATTTGTCTTCTAATTCTTCTCCAAGGATCATGCTAAAGGAAACAATCATCTCGATCTTTTGTAAATAGTACTGTATATGGATGTGAATCCAATAATAACATGAAGCTTTTTCTTCGAAACTAAATTGTCTACACGGTATATACTAAATAATTCCTCTAATGTTATAGATATTAACGAGAGTGCAAATGAAAATTCCAAACGATGGATTATCCCTATGAGATTGTTTTTTGCCAACTATTTACTAATTTATACTCTCTTCCACCATCATTATTCTTCAAATTTTAACACCTTTACCttatcaacaataaaattatattcccaatccatttaaatttataagagaTATATTTCTCACAACCTCTTTGATTTCTAGGCAAGGTCTCTCAAGTAAAATTTGACAATTATTCAATAGATTATGTACTTTGCAAGTCAAAgcctttataaatataattttaggtaTTGATGTGCCTCGAATAAACTAGCTCGTTAGCCTCCTTCATGGgttggagtaaaaaaaaaattaattgcaatAGTAATGTCTCttctaaaaaaagataatgaatttaaatgaattgaattacatttttatttaatattaagatgaaaaaacatttgataTATTTGGGTTAGCCGGTTGATCTGTGAAACTCGTAAagataatcttgaaaaaaaaataaaattaaaaagctcaatttcaaattaatttaatatcgtGATGATTTACtctcacataatttttttgagaataatattaaaataaaaaaaatttcagataaTCCAtatctaatataataatttaagataaatctttatttatcaattttaatgtgctgataaaaattattacgctacaatatcaaatacacaCCGCAGAGACAGGAGACGGAGACGGTTCTGAATTAGGTGAGCCTTAACGTTCTTGAAGGAGCGTTGATAGCTTTGTGACTCATTAAGTACGAAAAAGTGGTCAGATTACTTTATCTTATCTCATAATTGACGATTTGACATGATGAATTTGGTCACCCAATCATAATTTACTGACAGAGTTACGTAATAAACATGTCTAGAGGAATCTAATTTCTCTTCATTGCTTTGTTTTATCCCCTCTTTCGGGTTCTCACACCTTTTTCTACATGTTCTTGTGGTTGAACAGTCAAGCTCATCATACTGGGCTGAGTTTCGAACAAGCTGGGTTCTTGAATTCATAAGAAGTTCAACAGCTAGGGTCTTAACCTCATGATGATCATCTATGAATCCTGAATTCAACTCTCTATCTTTTCTGATTTTTAAGCTAAGACGTCCTAATCAAAATCCCAGGTGTCTGCTAGGGTTCCTCCAGAAACTATCATCGTGTTCTTGTTGCAATTGCAAAGTCACATGCATGATTCTTGTTTAAGTCAAAAGTGTCCAAGAAAATTATTAACACTAATAATATAgatattaatctatttaattaacaATCTAGATCTTCAAGCCTATTTTAATCAGTACATATACCTCGTACTAGTACTGATGAACAACATAGCACATAATGATTCATGCATGTGATAACATATGCCATGAAATCACAAACTAACACCAAAAAATACgggaaaaaacagaagaaaacatGGCAAATGGCATTGTTTCCTGTCCTTTGCATCTATGCGGGGAAGGTATTAGTTTTGATTCAGCCCAGGTTAGCGACTGAATATACTGATTGTTTAAGAACattattgttgattttgattaatttacaaGCATTATGGTGGCGTGGGCCTCAAGAAGCTGGTGATGGAGGATTCATATGATTTCTCCAGCAAATGACTTCCAAGCTCATTACACTTGTAGCCCCCACTAATCTCTCCAGCACCCCATAATTATTGATGGGTTTAGCATAACTAACATGAATTATGAGccagttttcaatttaattaaaagctTTAATCATTAGTACAGAAGACAAGATTTGGCAAAGCATTATTGATTATACTGCAGTGGGCGCCACcgcctcttcttcttcttgttaccATAAATCGAGACTAGTTCATGGTATAAGCCATTGGTTTGATTTTAAAGTTGATggttttacaaaataattagtAAGAACAGAAAACTCGCAGACCATAGCGGTTTAAAGTGGCTAACCATGGGCCCCGAGATATGATTCTAGATTGGACTGTTTGGGCCCACCTTTGTCTGTATACATGGGCCCTAGTTGCTGAACCTTGTAGCTGTATAGATTGGAAAGGTTACTGCAAGGAGAATTCCATTAGATTCTGGGCTTAAGGTATAAATCCCAGTCCATGAGTTTTGCCATGAACTGGGCCACTTTCTTTCTGAGGCTGGATTTGTAAGAGGGTTTGGAGTGGGCTTACAGCAGCATAATCAATGGGCTCCATCGTTTGGGATTTATATTTGAGTTTCTACAGACCAGAAGGTGTACACGTGCATAATATACTactaatcaattataaaaaacttctataaaaaatcaatgatgcACTTTAGCCTAAGAGACTGGATTAACAAGTTGTATTTACGTTTTTACCCTTCTCTACAAAATTCAATTGCTTGGCTAGAGCCTAGAGGGATCCGgctgtttacttttttttccctaaaaggACTTGGTTGCTattagaagtagaagaagaaaaaactttttGTTCGAgagctttttattattattattttgttttcaaagtaaaattaatatatatatctttaagagttaagaaataaaaccaaactttgatagatgtttttttttctttttatatttttaacatcgtGAAATGActaatttaatcttaaaattaaattaaaaaaaatatgtaaagctAATATGAAAGggcatttttgttttcataatatGTTTTCCCAGAAATACTCAAATGCCCTTAtgctatttagttattaaacatgttaaaatattaataaaaaaaattatagacttGTGCTTCGCGTGTGCTTGCGAGTTGTCATTCCCTACAATTTTATAGTTACGAGTGAGGTGCCATACGATGATCAAAAAAGCCAATTATCATATCATCTGACTCGTCTAGTAACAGTGCAACTGATAGGGTGGTGCACGTCGTCGAATTTACGGGGGTTCAGTGGCATGgagtttttttctcctccttctattttctctatttttggcgTCTCATCAAAAATTCAAGCATGTCctctagattttatttattttatatttgtagatcttcctttttattactatttattttaatttaaatgttttttaaagtttattatttttttcaattttattcctaatggacattttattttatttaatttttgtatttgatttttatctttatttctttcgATTGTTGTTTCATTATCCtctatttgattgatttatttatttttaattttatccatcgatattttatttacttttatattcaattctgtcctcattttttattgctaagtttttaaccttttcttcatttattttgtttttcaattcaatccctatttatttatttatttgttatacaagatttgatttctattattttgattgctatttgtttctatttttaactTTCTATGATTGAGAGTTTTgctttgttgtatttttatatttgttttctacgGAATAATCCTGGTTTCATGACCTAAGCCACCGGTTTCAAAGATTAACCAGGTTTAAAGttcgtcttttttttaaaagttctttttaaaaatatattattttttaattttatattcaatattGATTTATTGAACCTTGAACTTCGTgatttattctgtttttttatgagattatccttACCTAGTGTACTAGGTCGCGCATTAGTCgagttaaaatcatttttttcagtctatttttttttaaccttccGGGAAACTTACTGCTTTGAGTTTCAAGATACTCATTTGGTGGTTTGGTCAGAATCATAACATTTTTCTTCAATGACAAGGGATATCGAAATTCTTGTAATTGATCTATCTTGGGACAGTACAGCATGCCTCCTATTGTTTTGGTGACCATCTAAAGACAAATAGATTTTGCTCACGCAAGAGTAGAGTCAAAATCATgttcataataaaaatccaGGACAAAATTTCACTCTCACCTCTGCAACCTTGGCTTGAAGATTTGCAGGTGGGTGGTCTTCAAAGGTTATCACAACTGGATATTCAGATGCTTGAAAAGCATTGTTCTTGATGGCACGCAAGCACACGAGGAGATCCACTGGATTGGTGAGTGTCCTgcaaacctaaaaaacaaaaagaaatttggTCGTTTGAGGAATTATTTATGTTGTCCCTGTCTAAAAACACTAGATTTACACCAACAAAATACACACAAGTGAAAACACAAACCTAAATAATAactcaagaagaagaagaagaagaagttgtgCCTGATTTTTCCTTCTTATAGGATGATTAAACTTGCAATTTGCTCCAAAGTTGAAGGTCCCAATATTCATATAAGAGGCACGATCCTTTGCTTCAGGTCTCGCATGATACTGATGAGACACCCTTTATCATTCATTATTCACACTGGCATTACTTTTCTCATTCTTCTTATCTAAACCATCACCTACCTTCTCACTGCTATCGTTCTCATGAAAAGTCTCACTCTTTTGATCATTCTCTTCACTCTTGAAATCCCCCCCTTCCCATCCTCCTCctgctcctcctcttcttcatgAGAATCATTCGAATTTGGAAACTGCTCCTTCAAATCAAACTGGTTTTGGAGCTCTTGATGAAGAGGGAGATTGCAAACCCTAATCGAGGGATTTCATTATGAAATGGAATTGGTGATGAAGAAGGTTGTTGTCATACTGGACCGTTTGATCAGGATGGAGGGGGGGGGGAGGAGGAAGATTGCAAACCCTAATTGAGGGATTTCATTATGAATTGGAATTGGtgatttgtttttccatttgcCTCCACGTTTCAATTCTTGAAACCCTAATTCGGCGAAAGGGAGGAATGGAGTGGGAGGGGACAAAAGGTAAGGCGAAGAGGGTTAGGGTAAAGAGGAATGAAATCAAGATTTTCTAGTGGTAGTGTTGTCGGCACCATCATCAACAGAATCCGCCGATAGGATCCAACTACTACGATAACGATGTTCGCCGGTGGACTCCTCTTCTCCAGCCAATCAGTCGCCCTCACCACTCTTAGTGTTGGTGACGCCGTTCTTGAAAACTAAGGGTACGgggatttaaattttaaggtttgAGAGTGGTAATTTGGAGGCTACGACCATTTTCAACGGTGAACCAAAAAAGTGAGGAGGTGCTTCAAGGCACCATCTGAAAACCCGGTTCTTTTATAACCCGTTTGGCAATAACATCAACGCGGCTGGCCACTCCGCTTCCACAATAATAAACACCCCCTAATCTAACAACTACATTAATAGTCCAAGAAAAATGGACTTCACAGCAATGGAAGAGTCTCCCACCGgataaaaggacaaaaaagacCAACCAATGAGATCACCTTGTTTGTCACCATACAAAGGAACTGAAAGcaaaaaacatgatatatacCTTCAGCATCGGCTCCTTACAGTGTGTCGTGGGAGAAGAACACACATTGTTTTCTTCCCTGTTTGTGAATTATAATGGCTGAAATGCTAACATCCCTGCAATTTAGGAGTTCCATACAGGGTAATCTGTGATAATTAAAATTGCTCAAATAAAAAGCTGAGCCATCAGTATGTACTTTGAAACAcattgaaagaagaagagaggaccTAAGAAATCATGCCATTTCAGATAATTTGTATGCCAAAGAGTTTAAAGCCCGTTTTCTCAGCATTTTGCGTTCGCTTGTTTGCGCCCCTCATTCTCTCCTTCTTCCTGACAGTACTATCACGGTCGATGCGAAGCTGCAGCTCTACCTTAGACGCAATGCTTTGGCTGGACAACTCCGCGGTGCCACCGCTGTTTTCACGGTTGTTCACACCAATCATATAGAATGTTTGAGCAGCAGAATCTACAGTTTCTCCTCTCTCACACAAACTGAAAGAAATAGTGTCATTTGCCTTCAACTTTTTCTCCTTCACGAATCGGTTCCAACCCCTTGTGAAGACATAACTCTGACTGCTCTTCCAATAACAATACCGAAATTTCCACAACTTCATAGACTTGTCATGGAAAGCAAGCATCACACCGTCCATTTTGTCAGCTGCCTCAACTTCTTCAGCACTTTCAGAAATACGGGGGAAGTACTTGATAGCGTATTTCTTAGGGATGACAATCCTATTTAGTTTACCAACATCACTTGGTGTTAGCTCCTTTTGAAACAGTTGCTTACATGTCAGGCCTTGATTGCTCTGTGGCATCATAAGCTTAAGGCTAAGTTCAGTCTCAACAGTACTTTGGGAGCATGTCCTTATAAAATTAGCAAACTTGCATTGGTAGGTACCATCCTTTATCATATTAAGAACGACTTCAGTACTGAAATAACTCTGAAATTTTGGCTCTTCAACAGTTACATCAGTTAGGGGGGTATTTCTCCGGGAATCGCCACTCCGAAGTTTTAATGCTGCACTATCATAAGCCATAGCTGCCTCCTTTTCAGATTTAAAGGTTCCAAGCCAAATCCGTTGGTGGTTGGCATATATTTGACAACCCCAGTGACCATTTGGCAGTGGCACAACCCCTTTGAATTTTGAAGCGCTGATATTACTGCCAGACCTTGCACGCTTGCTTGCCGGAAAAGGATGAGTGCTGCTATTTGAATCTGAAAATTCTTCAACTACAGATGTTTCTCCATTTGAAATCAAGCTCACAGTTTCTTCTTCCATTGAATTCCTGAACGAAAACTCATCGCAGTTGAAGGTTAGTGAAGTGCGAGAGTTGATATAAAGAACAAGagtatcatttaaaaaacaataaacacaaGCACAATCCTTGTATGTTTTGAGCATGTGCAAGTTTGATATAGCATATTTTGTACTTCTTAACTCATCCTTTATTCCGCGTTTAATGGAAGTTACTACAAGAACAAATAAAGATTTCCAAAGCAACGACATAAAGTGGGGTCAAAGTCCCCTATGGACTCGATTCATTAGGGGCATGTCTTAAGGaaccaaattaattttgacCTTTTCATTGCCTAAACCACCTCAAATAGCAGAAGACAACAAGCTTCTTTAAATTAGCATCCTTTAACACATAAAACAATCAACGCAGAATGGAATACAAAAGACACTGTATATTTCATTCAAACAGCAAGAATTTTATAACCTGATTCtacaaaaaattatctattcctacaaaattagataaattttaaatccaaTTTCTTATAGATCTAAAACAACagtgtgttgtgttttttaatgaCGAATCCGCTGAATATCAACGCCAATAATcacaataaattgaaaaaataaatcatctaaaaatttagaaattgtaTTCCTCTGCAACTAGTTTGGGATTGAGACTTGGTTGTTGTTGTTCCTCGACGATAAAATGATTACACATTCATATCAGCAACAAAAGACTGTTACATTTTCAATCGGATCAGCAGAAATGACaataaatttgaaaaccacACCTAAAAATCTGATGTCTCTCACAGTTGCTTCACAAACAATGACATTGTCTTGGTTGAGTAAAAGTTATGTGTACTTTCAAAAGTTCATACAAACCACCCAAACACAGCAAAAAGCCAGAAGCTAAAAGGTGTCTGTAAGCCACCAGGAAATTACCAATAAGATATCTTGGGGAGATAAAG is a genomic window of Populus alba chromosome 18, ASM523922v2, whole genome shotgun sequence containing:
- the LOC118034350 gene encoding AP2/ERF and B3 domain-containing transcription factor At1g51120, which codes for MEEETVSLISNGETSVVEEFSDSNSSTHPFPASKRARSGSNISASKFKGVVPLPNGHWGCQIYANHQRIWLGTFKSEKEAAMAYDSAALKLRSGDSRRNTPLTDVTVEEPKFQSYFSTEVVLNMIKDGTYQCKFANFIRTCSQSTVETELSLKLMMPQSNQGLTCKQLFQKELTPSDVGKLNRIVIPKKYAIKYFPRISESAEEVEAADKMDGVMLAFHDKSMKLWKFRYCYWKSSQSYVFTRGWNRFVKEKKLKANDTISFSLCERGETVDSAAQTFYMIGVNNRENSGGTAELSSQSIASKVELQLRIDRDSTVRKKERMRGANKRTQNAEKTGFKLFGIQII